DNA from Thunnus maccoyii chromosome 5, fThuMac1.1, whole genome shotgun sequence:
GTTATGCTCatcctgtctctgtgtgtatgtcccCTCAGGCTCTTTAGTGGTGGAGAGTGTACCAGGACATCAGCTGGGAGGTTTTCAGGGTATCCCGCATCAGCTCTCCCACCCTGGGCAGGGCCCCTCAGGCTCACCCCACAGCTTTGCCTTAGGAGCCCCCCATAATACTCTGGCTCAACTCCAGATGCAGGTGGACAAACTGAACCCACAGACCCACTGGCAGCCCCAGCCACCTCCTCCACCTTGGACATGGTACCAGAGTGTCCGACTCCAGCGAACCATCCCGGGGCCCCTTCAAGGAGGCTCTCCCTCCCACTGTATGCCTCCTCAACAAGGCCGCAGGTTTATGGTGCCTCCCCCTAACCATGTCAGTCCAACCAGCAGCCTACCGAGCCCTGGGTTTACGCCCCAGGTTAGTGTGCATTTCTGTGTATGAGTGATGAGTGTGCACATGTTCATGTGTCCGTTTGACTGACAAGCCCTCTTAACAAGTAGCGACAGCTGATGGCATTGTCCTAAATAGAGCTGACAGCCTTCACATCCTGGGCAATTTATGTCTTTCCTTGTCAAGATGGATTTGAGTCTTGGACAAGCTTATGActcaaaatcataaaacagcTAAATCTGCAGTACAACAGCAGCCAGCATGTGACACGGGACGGACCTAAGACTCCACGAGAGGTGGTTGATAATATCTCATCATCCAAGTTGTTTAGTCTAGTTCACAGGGTGTTTTGGTTCGAGCTCTGAAGTATAAGCTCATTCACAACACAATAGTGGTGTGTGAAGTGCGCACATAAGTTGCATCATACTGATGTGAACAAGCTGTTATAGTTGTATAATGAACTCTGGGGTATTCTCCACAGTTAAGAAATACACAAGTGTTCTTGCATCATGCATGTTTTACTACACGTCATGTGTAGTAAACAGTACTGCTGAGTAGGTTTTTAGATTGTGTTAGCTTTTGTTCTCCTTTAATTTCACCACGATATGATGAACTtaaaggaaaaggaaggaatCATGTAACTTTTGTATAAAGAAAAGCTGAATTGGTAAGGTAAGTTTCAAATCTCTCTGTTGATTCGCAGCCTTTTTACCATTAACATCAGTGAATTCTTTGAAGGTTTTGTAAgttttgttgatgttgatgaaaaTGGTTAGAATCACAGCAAGTAAATGCAATGTGAAGTGTGATATCGTTAGTATAATGTAATGGGGTAAAACGGAAACAGAAATATTCTCTAGAAGCACTATTTTTCTTCATACACTGCAAGTAGAGAAAGGTTAACCGCACCTGCAAGATTATATGGACTAAAAATAAGTCAGGCAGATCTGTTTGAAACATCTGAGTCTTTTGTTTATGGTTTAGTCTGGTTGTTGCCAAGGGGCGTCAACCCACACAGCCACACAGGAGTAATGAAAGTGCACctttcatctccacctccaccatcaCATGCTTGACAGGAATGTAGAATTAATGCAGTATTTCCCTTCATCTTTCTGTTTATCCTTCATGCATTTGAAGCCTCTGAGGGGGATGGCAAGCAGCTCCAGCTACCAACCCAAACCTATGGATGTATTTTCCCCTTCACCTTTGTACACTTATATAACACCGCTCCCCATTAATGGTGGCAGCGTCAGTTCGTCTCAACCACGACAGATGGCAAGTGACTCCATtcattaatgtacagtatatcaataACTTTGAACCAGTTCAATGTTGTAACTGCATCTCTTTCTGAAATATATTgttatacattatatttttctgtgtagTAAATGGCATGCAATGCTGTGTTTAGATTGAGACCACATATctgaacaggaggagtgattCAGGTGCTCCAATATATACACTTAAACCAAACTATCCTCAGAGCCTACAGCCTCCTTTACCACATAGAAATGGTATGTCATTGTCATCAATGTCATTTGTACTTTTGACTCTATGTATTGTTGTATTCTTGATAAAGtaatacacacactgattttaatTCCTCCCAAGTGCAAGGACAGCAGTATTCACCAGGGTACGCTGCTGTATCCCAGGAGGAGAAACCAGGGTAAGCAGAcagctgtgcacacacacacacacacacacacacacacacacacacacacacacacacacacacacacacgcacacacacacacacacacgcacacacacacacaaaagctcagattttctctctgtctccaaaTTTGTGTTGTCCCGAACAGTGTTACCTTAATATGACCTCAGTCCCTTGTGCCATTGATGTCTCCAGTGAAATTCACTTTATTCCAATTGGTTGTCGCTTTGCTCCCAAGGACTATTGCCTGGAAACCtctagaaacacaacaaaccAATGGAGTAGTGGGCTCAGCTGTCAAGAAAAGACGAAGGTCGTCACCAGGGCCCATCATTGTCATCAAAGATGAGCCCGATGATGACAGCAGCTATGTAAGAAGACAATACACTTCTATTACAGTCCACTGTGTGTTCCATATATAGATGAGATCGTTGGTAGATGCTTTTATCTGACTCACATGGAGTATGCATCTACAAATTCAGCCACAGACTTAATTGTATCAGTCATTATTTATCgcagcttgtttgttttgttgtgaatttAAGGTACAAGCCAACCAAAGAGCCAACCTTCCTGACAGCACAGGCGACCAACACCAAATCAGTGTCCAAGTTGAGGGGTACAAGGTCCCAACTCCACCTCAAAGAATAGACAACAACCTCCAAAGCCCTTCACAGCCTCCCAGTAGCCCACAGGACCAAAGTAAATCTAATGCTCCAAATCACATCCGTTCACTGGGAGGAGAACAGCAGGTAGACCAGCATCAAGCTTGGCTGGAAGACCCTAATGAAGTCTTGTGTGCTGTGTGTCACACTGGTGGAGAGCTGCTGTGCTGTAATAAGTGTTCCAGAGTTTTTCACCTTACGTGCCACATTCCAGCTCTCCTCAACTCTCCCAGGCAAGCTTTGTCAGatgaaatttatttttcattggtCTGAGATGGAAACTTCAttactcatgttttttttttcatgattgtGCTAGAATCAAGAAATTGTGGTCACCTGAGAAAGAAGATAACCCTTAAACTTAAGAATaagtttgttttgtattgtcttttttttttttttagcggGAAATGGCTTTGCTCTCTCTGCCGTGACCTGTTAGTGCCTGAGATGGAGTATGACTGTGAAAGCAAACCTGAagccaaaacagtaaaaaaggAGCCAGATTCTGAAGGAGGATTCCCCCCTGTGGACAAACGAgtcagtacttttttttttaatgatagcAATAATTCGGTTACAATAAAGATATTATAAGAAATTGTTAGATTGTCACGTTGAGAGAACCTTACATCAGTTAAAGTTAGGCATTTTAAGTCAGTTAAGTCATACAGTTTCAGTTCTGCTGTTCTAATTAGCTTGAAAAACGCGTCTGTGATTTAGTTCAATTCAAGAACAGTTCAG
Protein-coding regions in this window:
- the LOC121898046 gene encoding transcription intermediary factor 1-alpha-like isoform X2, translating into MEGQTDKQELLDAAVIIVENEAESMPVQEEKSGATGQNYLDTCPVCHLNFHSREPKLLPCLHSFCKKCLPSPSRNLATTEPPNPQVDSATKPLNVIRCPVCRQECMEVDVMENVFVKDSVEAPSSTVERTVQLCMTCEDNTEAAGFCVDCVEYLCATCVEAHQRVKFTKDHTIRQKTEVSQEVHDVSTQRPMFCDVHKQEPLKLFCETCDLLTCRDCQLVKHKDHNYQFLEDAYKNHKQHMESMTQQLQEKKKVIEEVSNSINHGLLQADQTRTSVHNEIKNSICSLILEINKKGKMLVNQLEAVTKDHECVLQKQQEDIGYLSRHLDHVIGFTKWATARNGGTALLYCKRLILFQIGNLLRAKCSTSFIPQSTVRFQCRSSYWASNVDLGSLVVESVPGHQLGGFQGIPHQLSHPGQGPSGSPHSFALGAPHNTLAQLQMQVDKLNPQTHWQPQPPPPPWTWYQSVRLQRTIPGPLQGGSPSHCMPPQQGRRFMVPPPNHVSPTSSLPSPGFTPQPLRGMASSSSYQPKPMDVFSPSPLYTYITPLPINGGSVSSSQPRQMIETTYLNRRSDSGAPIYTLKPNYPQSLQPPLPHRNVQGQQYSPGYAAVSQEEKPGTIAWKPLETQQTNGVVGSAVKKRRRSSPGPIIVIKDEPDDDSSYVQANQRANLPDSTGDQHQISVQVEGYKVPTPPQRIDNNLQSPSQPPSSPQDQSKSNAPNHIRSLGGEQQVDQHQAWLEDPNEVLCAVCHTGGELLCCNKCSRVFHLTCHIPALLNSPSGKWLCSLCRDLLVPEMEYDCESKPEAKTVKKEPDSEGGFPPVDKR